A single region of the Drosophila miranda strain MSH22 chromosome 2, D.miranda_PacBio2.1, whole genome shotgun sequence genome encodes:
- the LOC108155241 gene encoding histone-arginine methyltransferase CARMER, with protein MSTPRPEEHQKFSAAAALCPLSNCQFSGVVISAIADEQKLEFTNKYKGSCTLLCSYDSQGIVLRIVLDADREHVLKEYMIAADTDAAQMGRRSYAVTLESDNLVLRFASDQDQQLFRKVVENVKHLRPKSVFSQRTEESSASQYFQFYGYLSQQQNMMQDYVRTSTYQRAILGNAVDFQDKIVLDVGAGSGILSFFAVQAGAAKVYAIEASNMAQYAQQLVESNNVQHKISVIPGKIEEIELPEKVDVIISEPMGYMLYNERMLETYLHARKWLKPNGKMYPTHGDLHIAPFSDESLYSEQYNKANFWYQSAFHGVDLTTLHKEGMKEYFRQPIVDTFDIRICMAKSVRHVCDFLNDKEDDLHLIDIPLEFQILQTGICHGLAFWFDVEFSGSSQNVWLSTSPTAPLTHWYQVRCLLPMPIFIKQGQTLTGRVLLEANRRQSYDVTIDLHIEGTLISSSNTLDLKNPYFRYTGAPVQAPPGTSTQSPSEQYWTQVDTQGSRNSSSMLNGGLGVNGIGDGSMDITHGLMHPH; from the exons ATGTCCACTCCACGACCTGAGGAGCACCAGAAGTtctccgccgccgccgccctcTGCCCGCTCAGTAACTGCCAGTTTAGCGGCGTTGTAATTAGCGCCATCGCTGACGAGCAGAAGCTCGAGTTCACTAACAAATACAAGGGCAGCTGCACGCTGCTCTGCAGCTACGACTCCCAGGGGATAGTGCTGCGGATAGTGTTGG ACGCTGACCGGGAGCATGTGCTCAAGGAGTACATGATAGCGGCGGACACGGACGCGGCCCAGATGGGCCGGAGGAGCTATGCAGTCACCCTGGAGTCGGATAACCTGGTGCTGAGGTTTGCCAGCGACCAGGACCAGCAGCTTTTCCGCAAGGTGGTGGAGAATGTGAAACATCTGCGGCCCAAGTCTGTGTTTTCGCAGCGCACCGAGGAGTCTTCCGCATCGCAGTATTTCCAGTTCTACGGCTATCTgagccagcagcagaacaTGATGCAGGACTATGTGAGGACGAGCACGTACCAAAGGGCCATTCTGGGAAATGCAGTCGACTTCCAA GATAAAATCGTACTGGATGTAGGGGCTGGCTCTGGTATTCTGTCATTCTTTGCCGTGCAGGCTGGTGCGGCCAAGGTGTATGCCATTGAGGCTTCCAACATGGCCCAGTATGCCCAGCAATTGGTCGAATCGAACAACGTGCAGCACAAGATCTCTGTGATACCCGGCAAGATCGAGGAGATCGAATTGCCCGAGAAAGTGGATGTCATCATATCGGAGCCCATGGGCTACATGCTCTACAACGAACGCATGCTGGAGACCTACCTGCATGCGAGGAAGTGGCTCAAGCCCAATGGCAAAATGTATCCCACACACGGGGACCTACACATTGCGCCCTTCTCTGACGAGTCGCTCTACTCGGAACAGTACAACAAGGCCAACTTCTGGTACCAGTCGGCCTTCCATGGCGTCGACCTCACCACCCTGCACAAGGAGGGCATGAAGGAGTACTTCCGCCAGCCGATTGTGGACACCTTCGACATTCGGATCTGCATGGCAAAGTCCGTGAGGCATGTGTGCGATTTCCTCAACGACAAGGAGGATGATCTGCATCTGATTG ATATCCCCCTGGAATTCCAAATACTCCAAACTGGCATCTGCCATGGGTTGGCGTTCTGGTTCGACGTTGAGTTCAGTGGCAGCAGCCAGAACGTCTGGCTCTCCACCTCACCCACGGCTCCATTGACGCACTGGTACCAGGTGCGCTGCCTGCTGCCCATGCCCATCTTCATCAAACAGGGCCAGACGCTGACCGGACGGGTGCTGCTGGAGGCCAATCGGCGGCAGTCGTACGATGTCACCATCGATCTGCATATCGAGGGCACGTTGATATCATCGAGCAACACTTTGGATCTTAAGAATCCGTATTTTCGGTACACGGGGGCGCCGGTCCAGGCGCCGCCGGGGACTAGTACGCAGAGCCCGTCGGAACAATACTGGACGCAGGTCGACACGCAGGGCTCGCGCAATT CTTCTAGCATGCTAAATGGCGGTCTTGGTGTCAATGGCATCGGTGATGGGAGCATGGACATAACCCACGGACTCATGCATCCGCACTAG